One region of Rhodohalobacter mucosus genomic DNA includes:
- a CDS encoding Tex family protein, with product MTDTQIFSHIASALSLAPKQVSTVAGLIDEGATIPFLARYRKEATGGLDEEQLREVRDRIEFHRTLEERKKTILKAIKEQDKLTTELKEEIIQCSDLKTLEDLYLPYKKKRKTRGDMAKEKGLEPLAKLIWEQNITHGNPLEYAKEYISEEHELPDAETALTASLDIVAEWINESVELRDRLRTIIRKHALLKSKKNPVVEKRTNFEIYYDFVTPVRHIKPHQVLALNRGERENVLFVNLELNTGRTLDSLDDLVITDDMSIFTPYLQDAVEDAYKRLLIPSLERELRNELTAAADEHAIATFATNVRNLLLQPPLKNHIVMGIDPAFRTGCKVAIIDETGAYLEGTTIFPTPPQNKISESAKVVNRLIDKHGVTLIAIGNGTGSRETEQFIADVIRDRKDSRPDEELSYLIISEAGASVYSASAVAREEFPDLNASQRGNISIARRVQDPLAELVKIDPKSIGVGLYQHDVNQSNLSKKLDDVVESCVNEVGVNLNTASSSLLTHISGLSRSVARNIIEHRETAGRFKNREEIKEISGVGDFRFQQAAGFMRIPDGDHPLDNTAIHPESYGATENLCNLFGIDIDNLSDQKEKIETTLSSIDISDVANRLGIGMPTLELIIENLQKPGRDPRESLPKPLMRQDVMKMEDLSSGMKLEGTVRNVVDFGAFVDIGVKQDGLLHISQMSKGRERISDPHDVVSVGDIINVEITNIDAERGRIGLSLV from the coding sequence ATGACCGATACCCAGATTTTCAGCCACATTGCATCTGCGCTCTCTCTCGCGCCTAAACAGGTTTCAACCGTAGCAGGTTTAATTGATGAAGGTGCAACCATACCCTTTCTGGCCCGATACCGCAAGGAAGCTACGGGCGGGCTGGATGAAGAGCAGCTTCGGGAGGTTCGTGACCGGATTGAGTTTCACAGAACGCTCGAGGAGCGGAAAAAAACCATACTCAAGGCAATCAAAGAGCAGGACAAGCTTACCACGGAGCTGAAGGAGGAAATTATACAGTGCAGCGATCTGAAAACACTGGAGGATCTCTATCTGCCCTATAAGAAAAAACGCAAAACCCGCGGTGACATGGCCAAAGAGAAAGGGCTCGAACCGCTTGCAAAACTTATCTGGGAACAGAATATAACCCATGGCAATCCTCTTGAATATGCAAAAGAATATATCAGCGAAGAGCATGAACTACCCGATGCTGAAACCGCACTTACAGCTTCGCTAGATATTGTTGCTGAATGGATCAATGAGTCGGTAGAACTTCGTGATCGTCTGCGAACAATCATCCGAAAACACGCTCTTCTGAAATCGAAGAAAAATCCGGTGGTTGAAAAAAGAACCAATTTTGAAATTTATTATGATTTCGTAACACCGGTTCGCCATATCAAACCGCACCAGGTTCTTGCCCTTAACCGCGGTGAACGGGAAAATGTGCTGTTTGTGAACCTTGAGCTGAATACCGGCCGTACTCTTGACAGCCTGGATGATCTTGTGATTACCGATGACATGAGTATTTTTACACCCTATCTTCAGGATGCCGTTGAGGATGCCTACAAACGGCTGCTGATACCCTCTCTCGAACGGGAACTGCGCAATGAACTCACTGCAGCCGCGGATGAGCATGCCATTGCCACCTTTGCCACCAACGTCAGAAACCTGCTGCTTCAGCCGCCTTTGAAAAATCATATTGTGATGGGTATTGATCCCGCGTTCCGCACAGGTTGCAAGGTGGCTATCATTGATGAGACGGGGGCTTACCTCGAAGGAACCACGATCTTTCCCACACCGCCTCAGAATAAGATTTCGGAAAGCGCAAAGGTGGTTAACCGGCTGATCGACAAACACGGTGTGACTCTGATTGCCATCGGTAACGGAACGGGCAGCCGGGAAACGGAACAATTTATTGCAGACGTGATCCGCGATAGAAAGGATTCCAGGCCGGATGAGGAGCTGAGCTATCTCATCATCAGCGAGGCCGGTGCTTCTGTCTACTCAGCATCAGCAGTTGCACGGGAAGAGTTTCCGGATTTGAACGCTTCACAAAGGGGAAATATATCCATCGCGCGCCGCGTACAGGATCCACTTGCTGAACTGGTCAAAATTGACCCCAAATCCATAGGTGTGGGTCTCTATCAGCACGATGTAAACCAGTCAAATTTATCAAAAAAACTGGACGATGTGGTTGAGAGCTGCGTAAATGAAGTGGGCGTAAACCTGAATACCGCCAGTTCATCGCTCCTGACGCATATCTCCGGACTAAGCCGTTCTGTAGCCCGAAATATCATAGAGCATCGCGAAACCGCCGGAAGGTTCAAAAACCGTGAGGAAATTAAAGAGATCAGTGGTGTAGGCGACTTCCGCTTTCAGCAGGCTGCCGGGTTTATGCGTATTCCGGACGGAGATCACCCTCTCGACAATACCGCCATCCATCCGGAAAGTTATGGGGCTACTGAAAATCTGTGCAATCTGTTTGGAATTGACATTGACAACCTATCCGATCAGAAAGAGAAGATCGAAACAACACTGAGCTCTATCGATATATCGGATGTCGCGAACCGGCTCGGAATCGGCATGCCCACACTTGAACTGATTATCGAAAACCTGCAAAAACCGGGACGTGACCCGAGAGAGTCGCTGCCCAAGCCGCTTATGCGTCAGGATGTGATGAAAATGGAAGATCTCTCATCAGGCATGAAGCTTGAAGGCACCGTACGAAACGTGGTCGATTTCGGTGCTTTTGTGGATATCGGCGTGAAACAGGACGGTCTGCTTCATATCTCACAGATGAGTAAAGGCAGGGAGCGCATCAGTGATCCGCATGATGTTGTTTCGGTGGGTGATATCATCAATGTTGAAATTACAAACATCGACGCTGAACGCGGACGAATTGGTCTTTCTTTGGTGTAA